The following proteins are co-located in the Silene latifolia isolate original U9 population chromosome 1, ASM4854445v1, whole genome shotgun sequence genome:
- the LOC141617103 gene encoding L-type lectin-domain containing receptor kinase SIT2-like has translation MAITLANFCTTILTAHIFIQFIAAAQKDTQFIYNGFKGAINNLHLDGLAQIHKNGLLQLTDFTNSKTSHVFYSNPVIFDRNHLSFSTTYVFAIHPQITNHSGHGMVFVISPSLNLQNTTLAQEYLGVFNSSSNGLSSNHIFGIELDTQQNVVFKDIDDNHVGIDVNSLISVNATSASYYSDKERAWKTLSLSSGKPMQVWIDYDGEDKLMNVTIGPLNEPKPSKSLLSEYLDLSHILLDSMYIGFSSATGLLSTSHFMLGWSWSQNGRAQDLDPSKLPPLPKFRNHWSKLNRVVLAVILSVVSLAVLVIGVVGWVIRRKRYAELDEPWERVYAPHRFSYKDLFTATKGFRDSELLGLGGFGKVYKGVLPTTGVLVAVKRVSHDSRQGMKEFVAEVASMRRLTHRNLVQLLGYCRRKGELLLVYEYMLHGSLDKFLFTRDEKSNLCWSQRFKIVKGIASALLYLHEESEQVVIHRDVKAGNVLLDGEMNARLGDFGLARLYDQGTDPRTTHLVGTMGYIAPEANRTRVPSTRTDVFAFGMFLFEVGCGRRPIDPHTDSAEEVILVDWVFDCWKNGAILDASDPKLQGDYVQEEMELVLRLGLLCANPTAEARPTMRQVVQYLSQSAILPALPSDYTPEGNDFRGGDWGESGSLQSSIGLVYSATASSTNSILQSGR, from the coding sequence ATGGCTATTACTCTTGCAAATTTCTGCACTACAATATTAACAGCCCACATTTTCATTCAATTCATCGCCGCTGCGCAAAAAGACACACAGTTCATCTACAATGGTTTTAAAGGAGCCATCAACAATCTTCATCTAGATGGACTTGCACAAATCCACAAGAATGGTCTTCTCCAGTTGACAGACTTTACAAACAGCAAAACATCTCATGTTTTCTACTCAAATCCTGTCATCTTCGACCGCAATCATCTATCTTTCTCAACCACTTATGTTTTTGCTATACATCCTCAAATTACTAACCATTCCGGTCATGGAATGGTCTTCGTCATCTCCCCTTCTCTGAATCTACAAAACACTACCCTGGCACAAGAGTACCTGGGAGTTTTCAACTCTTCCAGCAATGGCCTTTCTTCGAACCATATTTTCGGGATAGAGTTAGATACCCAGCAGAATGTTGTTTTCAAGGATATCGATGACAATCATGTAGGTATTGACGTTAATAGCCTGATATCTGTGAATGCTACTTCAGCATCATATTATTCCGATAAAGAAAGGGCATGGAAGACGCTTAGTCTAAGCAGTGGGAAACCTATGCAGGTTTGGATAGACTATGATGGGGAGGATAAGTTGATGAATGTAACAATCGGTCCACTTAATGAACCGAAACCAAGTAAATCGCTCTTGTCGGAGTACTTAGACCTTTCCCACATACTCCTTGATTCCATGTATATTGGTTTCTCCTCGGCTACAGGCCTACTCTCAACTAGTCATTTCATGCTTGGATGGAGTTGGAGCCAAAATGGGCGTGCCCAAGATTTAGATCCGTCTAAACTCCCACCCCTTCCGAAATTCAGGAATCATTGGTCAAAACTGAATCGAGTGGTTCTTGCTgttatactaagtgtagtgtctCTTGCGGTGTTGGTGATAGGTGTTGTTGGTTGGGTCATAAGGAGGAAAAGATATGCAGAGTTGGATGAGCCTTGGGAACGGGTATATGCGCCTCACAGATTCTCATACAAGGATCTGTTCACCGCGACaaagggtttcagagactctgaACTTCTTGGTTTGGGAGGTTTTGGGAAGGTCTACAAGGGTGTATTGCCTACTACGGGTGTATTAGTCGCTGTAAAGCGTGTCTCACATGATTCGCGACAAGGGATGAAGGAATTTGTCGCAGAGGTTGCCAGTATGAGAAGACTAACACACAGAAACTTGGTACAACTCCTAGGCTATTGTCGAAGAAAAGGAGAGCTACTTCTGGTGTACGAGTACATGCTTCACGGAAGCCTAGACAAATTCCTATTCACGAGGGATGAGAAATCAAACTTGTGCTGGTCTCAACGATTTAAGATCGTAAAAGGGATAGCATCTGCCCTCTTGTACCTTCATGAAGAATCGGAGCAGGTTGTTATTCACCGCGATGTGAAGGCAGGTAATGTCCTGTTAGATGGAGAGATGAATGCCCGGTTGGGTGATTTCGGCCTTGCTAGACTTTATGATCAAGGTACTGATCCTCGAACCACGCATTTAGTCGGAACAATGGGGTATATCGCCCCAGAGGCCAACAGAACACGAGTACCAAGCACGAGAACTGATGTTTTTGCCTTCGGAATGTTCTTATTCGAAGTGGGCTGTGGAAGGAGGCCAATTGACCCACATACTGATTCAGCAGAGGAAGTGATTTTAGTTGATTGGGTTTTTGATTGCTGGAAGAATGGAGCGATTCTCGACGCCAGTGATCCTAAGCTGCAGGGAGACTATGTCCAGGAGGAAATGGAGCTGGTTTTGAGGTTAGGCCTGCTGTGTGCAAATCCTACGGCAGAAGCAAGGCCAACAATGAGGCAAGTGGTGCAGTATCTTAGTCAGAGCGCGATTTTACCTGCTCTACCGTCTGACTATACTCCCGAGGGAAATGACTTCCGTGGAGGGGACTGGGGAGAATCAGGTTCGTTACAATCATCCATAGGACTTGTTTACTCTGCTACCGCTTCTAGTACAAActcaatccttcaaagtggccgTTGA
- the LOC141617110 gene encoding transcription initiation factor IIA large subunit-like: MTTSTTSAVYLHVIEDVIEKVRDEFVSETGPGENVLQELLTLWEMKMMQAGAVLPRHERPVPPPKTMPMVPGVTPVHDLNVPYEGNEEYETPTAEMLFPPTPMQTPMQTPIPQTPIPTPLPGTADSSMYNIPTGLSDYPTPNSNEVSGGPNYDIKPGVGRSNPYMPPPSPWMNQRSSVGVDVNVAYVEHREESDRGVSQQGMQDFLTGPSAKRKRDDNPQQYQAGGYIPQQDGAGDVAPEVFELEIIQSKTSGRKVSGSSTDRMVTCGLQKGSSKIPQLDGPIPDPYDDILSTPNIYNYQGAVNDDYNVVNTPAPDMQAGTPVPPAQHNIGNDDDDDEPPLNENDDDDLDDVDEGEELSTTHLVLAQFDKVTRTKSRWKCTLKDGIMRINHKDILFNKASGEFDF, translated from the exons ATGACGACGTCTACTACTAGCGCTGTTTATCTTCATGTGATTGAAGATGTTATCGAGAAGGTTCGCGATGAGTTTGTTTCCGAAACCGGTCCCGGCGAGAATGTCCTCCAAGAACTCCTTACT CTATGGGAGATGAAAATGATGCAAGCAGGAGCTGTGTTGCCGCGGCATGAGCGGCCGGTGCCGCCTCCAAAGACGATGCCAATGGTTCCGGGGGTGACGCCTGTACATGATCTGAATGTTCCTTATGAAGGGAATGAGGAGTATGAAACTCCTACTGCTGAGATGCTTTTCCCTCCT ACACCTATGCAGACTCCTATGCAGACTCCGATTCCGCAGACCCCGATTCCAACTCCTTTGCCTGGAACGGCGGACAGTTCGATGTACAACATTCCTACGGGTCTTTCAGATTATCCAACTCCTAACTCGAATGAAGTCTCTGGTGGTCCAAATTATGATATCAAACCTGGAGTTGGAAGGTCTAATCCTTACATG CCACCACCTTCTCCCTGGATGAATCAGAGGTCTTCAGTTGGTGTAGATGTTAATGTGG CTTATGTGGAACATCGGGAAGAATCAGATAGAGGAGTGTCACAGCAAGGGATGCAG GATTTCCTTACTGGACCTTCTGCGAAAAGAAAACGTGATGACAATCCTCAGCAGTATCAGGCTGGTGGATACATACCGCAGCAAGACGGAGCTGGAGATGTTGCTCCCGAGGTTTTCGAATTGGAG ATCATCCAAAGCAAGACCTCCGGGAGAAAAGTCAGTGGGAGCTCCACTGATAGAATGGTTACATGTGGCCTACAGAAGGGATCTTCTAAAATTCCGCAGCTAGATGGGCCCATTCCTGATCCTTATGACGACATTCTCTCTACTCCTAAT ATATACAATTATCAAGGGGCTGTCAACGACGACTACAATGTGGTGAACACGCCAGCGCCTG ACATGCAAGCTGGTACCCCTGTTCCCCCAGCCCAGCATAATATTGGAAACGATGACGACGACGATGAGCCACCTTTGAATGAGAATGATGATGACGATCTGGATGACGTTGATGAAGGAGAAGAGCTCAGCACAACACATTTGGTTTTGGCGCAGTTTGACAAA GTGACGCGTACCAAAAGCAGATGGAAGTGCACCCTCAAGGATGGCATCATGCGCATAAACCACAAAGACATTTTGTTTAACAAG GCATCAGGAGAATTCGACTTCTAA